The window TCAATCTGCAAGAAAGCATTTTTAATGAGCTGTGGGCGACGCTGCCCGGCTTCAGTGGGGGCAGACTGACTCTGTGTCTCATCTTCAGTCAGAGAAATAATATCTGCTGAGGGAGCGCGCGCTGCCTCGTCCGCACCCTGAATTGTTTCTACAGGCGCACCGCTGCAGCCGACTAAAACTGCGGTGCTCAACAGACCCATGAGCCAGGGGACACGCTGTCTGAAATGGTGACTATCAATACTCATAACAATGCTCACTTCCCAATCAAGATGTGTCTAGTATGGGAAGTGAGCCATCGTATCCACGCACAGTTTCAGGAACTGAAACCAGAGCGCTGCTCTAGTAAGCTAAGGTTTCTAATGTTTCGCGTAAATAGCGACGTACAAGCTTATCCAGAGACTGGGTTTCTAAAGACCGATCGCCTTGCTGCTGCTTCCAACCTTGGAACCCAGAACTGCTTGCGATCGCTTCTCTGAGACTTGCCCAAATTTCGGCATCCTCAGAATTGCTGCGCATCGATACCGAAGAAAAGGTGGCCATACGCGCTTCCACAGTGAGAGAACAAACTGTCTTGGAAAGTCCGTACCATTAACCACATCGCTTCAGAAAGATGCCGTCAGCGTACGAAATTCCAGGACAATTCAAGGATAACGCACTCAATTATGGTGACATTGTGTGAACAACCACACTTTAGTCAAAATTTGAAAATAGACTAAAGAATTTTCCCTGGAATTCCAATAAATTTAGTGATACTCAGCTAAGACGGATCTTGATGAGAACCTGATTGATCAACTGTAGGGAGTTCTGACCCTGGCATAGATTTCATGCCGCTGCCTTTTGAGACCGTTGAAGTGAGCTCCTCCGTCTCAGGAAACACATCTTCTAAGGCATGGGCAGCCTGCACAGGAACTGTTTCCAGGGTCGTCTCTGCGTGCCTGGTATTTGGCCCAGGCATATCTGGCACCGGATGAACGCTGCGGGCAGCGATCTCATCGGCTGAACCATGACCCGTCTCGACCGGAATAGCATGTTCTCCCAAGGAATCTAAAGCAATCGGATCGGCATGGCTAGAGACGATTTCAGAATCAGTACTAGCAGGAATAGATGCCATCTCAGGCGCAGCAGCCTCTAAAGACCTAGACAACGCCTGATCTGAGCACTGACCTAAGCGCTCTTCTGAGGGTTCTGAGGCAGGCATTACAAGGTCGGCTTCTGCCTCAGCCAACTCTGGCAATAGGCGAGATATCCTCAATCCAATGACAGTAAAGTCATCAAGAATGGATGCAGGTTCATAGGGTTGAGCCTTTTGCAGGGTCGCTGGTGAGACAATCAGTAAAGATACAACGGTAGCGGGCACCTGCACAAACAGATTGGCAAATAAGAACGCGATCGCACAAATCAACCATCCCAGCACCCGAGGCTGACCGGCAAAGGGGGTCATCTCAGCGGAGATCGGAGCGAGCTGATATAAAAATGACAGAATTAACAGCAACCCCGTGGCACTAGCCAAGCCAATCACTCGGCTGAGCCAGGTTCGCTGTAGCGACAATAAACGTCGCCGATCATCACTTAAGCTATCAGGCCGAACCGCAAGGATCAGTAAGCTGAAAATGTAGAAGGGCCGTTTCCACTGCATCCATAGGATGGGTAAGCTGCCGACTAACCCTAATGCCCCCAATTCCAGCCAAGCCGGAACAACCGGATCCCCTACCGCCAAACCAGCAAGACACACATCTAACCAGATGGGAACAACCGCTAAGCCAGCGAGATGTATCCAAAGATAGGGGTCACGGTGAAACGAAGTCATGGCATTATCACACAGGGGACAGGGTACGACGTTGAGTAACCAGGCGGAAGGCTTGAATCACATCACCTTCCTTCCAAGCATTAAATTTGTCTATACCGATCCCGCATTCAAAGCCAGCAGCGACTTCTTTAACGTCGTCTTTCATACGTTTGAGGGAGTCAAGATTCCCTTCGTATACCATGTCACCCCCCCGACGTACCCGTACTCGACAGTTACGGTTGACCTTGCCAGAGAGGACATAGCAGCCAGCCACGGTACCACGACGAACCGGGAAGACAGCTCGCACTTCGACTTCGCCCAAGGGATCTTCGACCAATTCAGGTTCGAGAAGGCCTTCCATTGCCCCTTGGATGTCATCCAGTAGGTTATAGATGATGTCATAATCTCGGACGTCTACACCCTGGCGATCAGCCGCTTGACGAGCCCCAGACGCAAGGGTGGTGTTAAAGCCAACGAGGACAGCTCCACTAGCAGCAGCTAGGTCCACGTCTGTTTCGCTAATTTCCCCAGGTGCTGCTAGCAAGACACGAATTTGCACTTCGTTTTGGGGAAGCTGTTGCAAAGCCGCGAGAATGGCTTCGACGGATCCCTGTACGTCGGACTTGAGGATGAGGTTCAACTCTTTGAGTTCGCCCTCTTGAGCCTGAGCTGACAGACTGCTGAGGGTGACTCGGCGAGAGGCCATGGCCTGCTGGAGACGAGACTGACGCTGTTGATCCGAGCGAGAATCTGCTGTGCTGCGAGCCTCTTTTTCATCGGCAAACACATCAAATTCATCGCCAGCGGCAGGCACATCGCTAAGTCCTAGAACCTCAACCGCAAAAGAAGGAGAAGCCTCACTGACGCGCTGACCGCGATCGTCAATCATGGCACGAACTTTACCGAAAACAGAGCCGACAACCAGACTATCGCCAACGTGTAAGGTGCCATTTTGTACCAACAACGTTGCAACCGGCCCCCGGGCTTTATCCAAATTGGCCTCGATTACAGTTCCTTTAGCCAATCGGTCGGGGTTGGCGTGGAGATCTTCTACCTCAGACACCAAGAGCAACATTTCCAGCAGGGTATCCAGGTTTTCCCCGGTCACTGCACTCACCGGCACCATGATGGTATCGCCGCCCCATTCTTCAGGAACCAAACTATGTTCCATCAATTCCTGCTTGACCCGATCAGGTTGAGCAGTCTCTTTATCGATTTTGTTGACTGCTACAACAATAGGAACTTTGGCAGCCTTAGCATGGCTGATGGCTTCAATGGTTTGTGGACGAACCCCATCGTCTGCTGCCACAACCAGAATGGCAATGTCAGTCACCCGGGCACCCCGCGCTCGCATCGCCGTAAAGGCTTCGTGACCCGGGGTATCTAGGAAGACAATTTGCTGTTCTGCGCCACTGTGTTCTACGTCAACGTGATAGGCACCGATGTGTTGGGTAATACCCCCCGCTTCCCCTTGCGCAACCTTTGTCTCACGAATCGCGTCCAGCAGAGTCGTTTTGCCGTGGTCTACGTGCCCCATGATAGTAATGACAGGGGGGCGCCGAGAGAGATTCTCTAAGTCACCAGCCTCCAGCATTTCAGTGACTTTCTTCGCTTCAGATTCGACCTCAGCCGTCTCAACCAGAATCTCAAATTCCTCTGCCACCATCTTGGCAGTCTCTAAATCCAATGTCTGGTTGATATTCGTGGCAATCCCCTTGAAAAACAGAGATTTAATAATTTCTGTTTCTGGTACCACAATTAGGTTGGCCAGTTCGTGGACGGTTAACCCTCCGGTTAGGGTAATAATTTCAGGCTGATCTTGCTTGACAGCCTGCTCACGGCGATCGCGTCGCTGATTGCGCCGATTATCCCGCTGTTGAGGTTTATGCGATTTAGGAGTACTCGCTGGCTTAGGAGAAGTTTTTGACTTCGGTTTGGGCGGGCGAGCCAGCGAAACACTGAGTGCCGATGAAGCAGAATCTTCTTGATCGTCTCCAGCTACTTCATCAAGATCTGCCAGGACATCGTCGTCATCATCAACAAAGTTGTGACCCCGTCGCTTTCCTTTATTCGCCTTCGTCGTTTTAGGCTGTTCCTGTTCATCTTCCTCCCGCTCTTTACCCTTACGCTTCTGGCGGGGTGGAGACGGTCGACGCAGAAGAGGCTCACCGACCACCTCACCTGGAATAGCAGGTGTTGCATCAGCTGCATCATTCTGAAGCTCTTCGTCTGGCTGATCAACGCGCTTTGGACGCGGACGCCGCAACTCTGGTTTAGGCTTCAGCTGAGGCGTTTCTTCCTCGTCCATCTCGCGAATTGCGATTCGGGGTTGAGAGGGTGAAGCAGCATCCCTAGATGGGGCTTCACTACGATCGCGCTTCCTTAAGACAGGTCTGCTAGGCTTGCCAGGTTTTACAGGACGGCTGGGCGGACTCACCAACTCCAGTTTGGGTTTACTGGGTGCCTCTGGTGCCACAGGTCTCACCGCGGCAGGCTCATTGGGTAAATCCGGTTCTCGAACCTCAGCCGGTTGAGGGCGAAGCGGCTTAGAGCGCGGCTGAATAGGAGGAGCCTTCACTGGCTCTGAAGAGGGGCGTTGGGGCTCAGCATCCATAGCCTGAGGCGCAACTTCCTGGGGGGCTGGCGCCGTCGGCTTTGTCGGCTGAACTGCATTCGGTGCCTTCGCAACCGGCTTTGGTCGATGTCGTCGAATCTCCAAGATCTGCTGTTTCTTAGCCGGTCGTGCAGCGTCTTTGGCCCCAGTCTCAGGTTTGCGGAGACGAGGAGGAGAAGGTTTTACAGGTTTTCTGAATACTTTTCCACCAGATTGTTTCACTTCACCGCGAATACGAAGCGCGTCTTCATCTGTAATTGTGCTGCTGTGACTCTTTGCTGCTATATCTAAGCGCTCACAGATCGCCAGAATATCCTTATTTTCCAAATCGAGTTCCTTTGACAACTCATATATTCTGACTTTGCCGTTGTTCATCCAAATCTCCCTCGTCAATACCGCTATGTCATAGAACAAACCTGCTTTGCTAGACAAAACTCACATTTACCCATTGTGGCAGGTCACCACAACATCCAAACTCAAGCTATCAAAACCAGGCTTAAAACGCCTAAAGAGAACATAAATGTCTACTCTTTAAGCTAATCCAGCGCTCCAGAACCGAGCATCATGCTACCCAACCTTTCCGAAAATGTAATCAGTCAGTGGGCTTAGCCTCCCAGAAAGAATGGTTTGATCAGAGATGGCCTGATTAGTCAGCCCCTCCCTCGTGCTCAGCATTCGATGATGAAGGCATCAACCGCTGCCAGAGCTGATCATAAAGACCATTCGGTATCGTCGTTCGCAAGGAACGCCCTATCCGATCCTTTTTTTGAGCGGCCTTGAGGCAAGCCGCATTAGGGCAAAGGTAGGCTGAGCGTCCCGCTCCCTCTTCTAATTGTACTGTTCGAGTTGGATAGACCCTTACAATACGCCAAAAAGCTTCTTTAGGGGCGATCGTTCGGCAGCTAATACAGCGCCGATAGTTAGGTTTCATAACATCAGGTTCAGCTTATTCTTCCTCATTAACAACTTCATCATCTGCTTCAGCAGAACTCATACCCTCAGCTAAAGATACCGGGTCTGCTGTTGTCGGTTCTTCCTCTGGGTTCACCGTGGCTGCGATCGCGGGCGCTTCATCTACCAAAGCTTCTTCATCGACCTCGGGCAAGTCATCGCCTTCCTCAAGAGGCTCCTCTGCCGATACTTCAGCTAAAGCAGCAGCGAGGGCTGCAATCTTCGCGGCCGTTTTAGCGGCTTCTTCTTCAGCTTGTCGGGCCGCTTCTTCTTCGGCTTGACGAGCCGCTTCTTCTTCGGCTTGGCGAGCCGCCTCCAGTTCGGCTAGTTTGCGATCCTCTTCAGCATGATCGTACTTCGCGGTATCTTTAATATCGATTTTCCAACCGGTCAGTCTCGCCGCCAAGCGAACATTTTGTCCTTCTTTACCAATGGCTAAACTTAGCTGGTCTTCTGGCACAAGCACATGGGCTTGACGCTCTTCTGGATTCATCAGGCGCACTTCATCAACCCGTGCTGGACTCAAGGCATTGGCAATGTAGGTGGCTGGATCCAAGGAATATCGAATAACGTCAATTTTCTCGCCTCGCAGTTCGTTGACCACCACTTGAATGCGAGAACCTCGTGCCCCAATACAGGCACCCACTGGATCAACATCTCGCTCAGCCGTGTCTACTGCAATCTTAGTGCGAGGCCCTACCGAACGAGAAGGGGGGTTAGCCTCACGAGCTACAGCCACAATGCGAACAATTTCATCTTCAATTTCAGGAACTTCGTTCGAAAATAACTCCACCACTAATGCCGCATCGGCTCGTGAGACGAGCAACTGAGGGCCTCGATGAGAGCCTTCGGAAACACGTTTCAGGACAACACGAAACTTTGAGTTAGGACGATAGTTATCGTTGGGCAGCTGATCACGCTTCAGGAGTTCGGCTTCTACTTCGGGTTGGCCTGTCCCGCTGCTAATCGTCATGATGACAGACTGTCGCTCAAACCGCTGCACTGTCGCCATCAAAATGGTGCCTTCTAAATCCTGGAATTCTTCCTGAATCAATTTGCGCTGCTGATCTCGAAGCTTTTGAGCGAGGACTTGCTTGGTTTGAATGGCCGCCATACGGCCAAATTCTTTTTGCTCTGGGGTCACATCCAGGACCACCGTATCGCCAACCTGTGCCTCGGGAGCCACCTCTAACACTTCTGCCAGGGAGATTTGATGATCAGCGTTGTTGACTTCTTCTACGATGGTTTTCGTGGCTAGCACGCGAAATCCTTGGTCGTCTTCGTACTCGGTATCTAGCTCAACATCGAAGTTATCAAAATAGTCTTCGTCAAAATGGAACCCCTCGGCCAAGCGCTGAGTCCGACGAAACCGCTCATATCCTTTGATTAACGCCTCTCTCAATGCGTTCTCGACCGCGTGCTTAGGCAGGTTTCTTTCTCGGCTAATGCTGTCAATTAGTTCCTTTAGATTAGGCAGGCTGACTAAAGACATCTTGGAACTCCCTTAAATACAAGACTCTTTCACGGTTGCGATCGCGCAATCCAAACAATTGAAACCTTAGAGATGCTCAAAGCCCGATGGGAATTATTCAGGCGGCTGATCGCTCAGGCACACCCGCTGCACCAGGGCCCTTGGCAGCTTAATCGGTCTTCCTTTACGGCTGAGATACAGCATGCCTTCGTCGCGCCGAACCAGTTGCCCTAGCCAGGTCTGATGGTTTTTGTAGGGCTCCATTAACTGCACCTCGACCATAAATCCTTTGAAAACGGTAAAGTCACGATCAGAGGACAGTAGGGAAGAAATCCCAGGGCTAGACACTTCTAGAACATAGGCATCTGGCAGTAACCCAGTCTCATCAAGAGCGGTTTCCAGGACTTGGCTCATCTGCTCACAGTCTTCGAGGCTCGTATCTTCTCGCTGACAGTTACGCACATCGATACGTAGCACTGGAGGCGAATGGTTCGTTTGAAACACTGCATCCACTACGTCCAAACCTAAGCGCTCCGCTAGCGGAGCAGCCAGATCCAGAACGTGTGGAATAAGCGGATGAGTCATGCAAAACTCCAATAAAAAAGTGGGTGCAGCCCCACTTCCCATGAATTTCAGAATCAGGGAGAACGGATAAATCAATATCCATCCAATCAGCAATAGTAGCGCACATTGAGGGATGAATTGCTGATTTTGAAGTCATTGCAACTCAACTTACCCTTTTTGTCGCTCCTGAGTAATGTTGTAAATCTGATAATTTTTTTCCATCAGGCGCTCTACGTCTTCCACGGAAAGTTGCTTCACATAGTTAATCTTGATTTCCTCTAAAAGCGCTACGGTCCAGATTTGGAGCTCTTCCATTGTCTGCTCTTGTTTGACTTCCGACCGTAAAGTGTCTCCGATTTTGTCAACTAGCTGCTGAGTCAACGCAGCCCCTTTCTCATCCTTTAAAACCCCTGTCATCGTTTGATAGAGGTTTTGAGAGACCAAACTGACAACCTGCTGAGCCACTTGGTCAGGGAGGTTGCCGATACCAGGTAGTTGCCGGAAGCCTTGATAACCGGGAGCCTGGTTAAATGCTTGGCGGATATTGTGGTGCAACAGAGCATCAATTTCTGGCTTCACCTTGGGCAAAACCTGGTAAAGCATCAGAGAAACGAGGCGACCCGATATCGCCTGAATTTCGTTGACGCCATTGATATCGATATAGCGATTACCTGACCCTGTTGTCAGTAACCAGCGGGCAATATCTCCCTCCTGAATCAGGTTCTGGATTTGATCAACAATCCGCAGCACGACGACTTCCGTCAGCTCTACAGCAAAATTAGTGATGAAGATGCGATTGATGCGATTTCTCAGGGGAACCAAATTGACCAGCTGCGACTGGTTGAGGCGAACGGTCACAGGGACAATGCGCAACCAACGCCAGAAGGGAATCAGTAAAAACAGGTCGTACCACCGCAAGAGCACCGCATCTAGCCACGTATAGTTTTTGTAGCGACGACTCACATAAAACGTCCTAGCGAGTAGTTCGAGGCCGAAAAATAAGACAAACCAGCCATCCAGTCTCCAGAAGTTATCCCTAGGGCCTCCATCTTCCCCGATGTTTCGGAAGTAGTTGGTTTCTATGAGGGGCTTAATTTCAGTGTTGAAGTAGACAATCTCTTGTGACCAGCTGGCGTCGGTGAGATACTCGGGACTCCAAAAAGTTTCAAAGGCAGCCTTAGCAGACTCTACCCCGATGCGATCGCGCATCATATTTTTGATGCGCTCTAAGGTGCCTGACTTGTTGGCAATGGCAAAGGGATTTTCATCAATCATGGCGATGCTGCGTTCTTGCAGATCGTCTAGCAACGTTTCTGCTTGAATAGACTGCAGCCCTGTTTGGGCAACCTGTTCCTCCAGTCTTTCGACCGCAGCTAAGTAGCTCTCGGTAGAACGCTCGGGTTCAATTCCTTTAAAGAGGGCCCCATAGCGCTCCGTCCACTCTGGAAAATACCGAAAATAAAAATCTCTAAAGCGGATATAGCTGAGATCAAAGAGCACAAGAATCAGATTACAGAGTGCTATCAGGGCTACAACGCGCTCAAACCACAGCGCAGTTGCCTTGACTACAGGACGTCGTTTCCGGGAGCGAGAAAGAGCAGCCATAGACTTTGAAACTCATATCTTTATTCAGAACCATGCCGCCAAGCCACATGATTGTCATCTGCTTGTGAGAATAGACTGCTTGGGCTCTCTACACCGGCGATTTGAGGATCTTTCTTCAAAAATTGCAAGAGTCTAAAGGATTTGGCATCAGTCTCCCAGTACCTCGAAATTCGCTAGGATGAATTCATATTTCGTTACATCTTTGGGCGTTTATGACGATGCCGATCGCAGATAGTCTCCACGATACCGCTGCTCCCGCTGGGCAAACTTGGCTTTGGCAAGGGCACCCCATTTACTACGTCAAAGCTGGAAGTCCTCGCAGCGATCGCCCACCCCTTTTACTTATCCATGGGTTTGGGGCATCTACCGACCACTGGCGCAAAAATATTCAAGATCTCAAACAGGATTTTGAAGTGTGGGCGATTGATCTCCTGGGTTTTGGGCGCTCCGCCAAGCCCGATCTGCAATACAGCGGCACCCTTTGGCGTGATCAGCTCCAAGCATTTATCACCACGGTCATCGGGCGGCCCCCTGTGCTAGCGGGCAACTCCTTGGGAGGCTATGCCAGCTTATGCGTCGCGGCCGATCACCCCGATGCAGTAGCTGGGGTTGTTTTGCTCAACAGCGCTGGCCCCTTTCATGAAGCACGTCCTGCCGCCCCCTCTAATCCTTTTAAGCAGGCAATTGGACAGACAATCCGCACCGTACTTCTACAGCCCTTACCCAGCTGGTTTCTGTTTCAGTACGTTCGTCAACGATCCACCATTCGGAAAACCCTGCAGAAGGTTTATCTAGATCACACTGCTATCACCGACCAGCTCATCGAAGATATCCGTCGTCCTGCCGATGATCCTGGGGCGGCCAGGGTCTTTACCTCAGTCTTTAAGTCACCCCGGGGAGACACGGTTGATGGGCTGCTCAGCCGCATGGGGGCACCGCTTTTGCTCATTTGGGGAGAAGGGGATCCTTGGATGAACACCCGGCAACGCAGTGAAAAGTTTCGCCAGCATTACCCTCACTGCAAAGAATACTTTCTACAGGCTGGTCACTGCCCCCATGATGAAGTGCCTCAGCAGGTGAACCCACTCATGCGGGATTGGGTTTTGCAGCTTGAATGATCCCAGGCCATCTCACTCCGGTATGTAGCGATTTGCAGGTAGATAAAGTACACCCTAGACCCTGTTTTGACCGAAATGTACTGAATTCACCTGAACCAGGTGATATATCCCTCATCTCATCAATATCGCTGACAGGGCAGATTGCTGAATGCACACCTTGAACGCTTTGCTTCCTGACTAGTCAGTAGGATTTAACCGGTTATCGGTACTTTGACGAACCAGTGCAGCTTGATCAGGGCTCAGCGCGTCAATAGCTTCCCCCAGTGCTGTTGTGAGCGTTTTACGGGTCTCTGCATGGTCAGCCTGTTCTGCCTTGAGAGATTTTTGCAAGCGATCGCACTGTTGAAGGACTGTCACCAACTGTGTTCTGAGCCCTTCTACGGTATTTAGATCGGCTTTGGTATCTGGAAGTTGCCCGACTGCGGGTACAGAGATGTCAGTTTGTTGCGCCCGGAGCGCTGACAATTCAGTTCGCAGTGTACTGATCGTCAGCTTTAACTGTTCAACCTCATCTCGACGCTGCTTAGCTTCTGCATCATAAAGCTGCCGCCAGTTAGCGGCACTTTTATAGGCCTGATCCCGTTCTTGACGAATCGTTGCAAGCTGCTGTTGCAGCGTCCGAATTTCAGTCAGCCAGCGGGTAATATCTTGAGTCATGACGATTATGAACTCGGGGGCAAAAAAGATTCAAACGTAGACTCGTCTAGACATTTCATCCTAGAACAAGAGAGCCTTAAGAGCACCCGGTGTTGGCAAGATAATCAGCACTAAAAGCGTGAGCGCAACTAATCCCCACAGATCGCGTTTATCATCCAGTTCGCTGACATCATTAAGCGCGGGCTCATCTACCGCTGGAATAAAGAACAGCAAAATGGCCCAAATTAGCAGCTCTCCATGAATGATTGCCAACCCTAAGACCAGGAAGCGGCAAATTTGGCCAATGAAAGCACCGGTTCGCTGTCCGTACATCGCATGGACAATGTGACCACCATCAAGCTGACCCACCGGCATCAAGTTTAAAGCCGTGACGACCAACCCCAAACAGCCTGCAATGGCAACCGGGTGCAGATGAATGGCGCTTTCTAGTGTGAGCTGGTTGCCTAACGCAAGTTTGCTCAGCAAAGTCAGGGCAATCGAAGCTCCTGGATCGAGTGCTTTAAAGTTCAGAAGGCTGGCGTCGGCTGGCATCGGCACAATTTCAGAATGCACCAACCCCCATACCAATAGGGGAATCGAAACAACGAGCCCAGCTAAGGGACCAGCGATCCCAACATCAAAAAGAGCCCGACGGTTAGGAACGGGCGATCGCAATTGAATAAACGCCCCCAAGGTTCCTATGAAAAAGGGAATAGGAAGAAAATACGGGAGGGTTGCCTTCATCCGATAACGACGCGCCATCAGATAATGGCCTAGCTCATGAACCCCCAAAATCACCATTAGCGCCAGGCCATAGGGCAAGCCCTGGAAAAAGAGCGTTGGATCTGCCCGTAAAGAGTCTTCAGGAACCCCGGCAAAGCTGGCGCCAACGACGGTTGTGGTGAAGAGAGTCACCATCAGTAGACCTAGAGCAATGCCAGGGCGGGTTAGCCTTTCTGGTTGAGCAGCCTCCTTTACCCGCCGCTGCTCAGGGTTAGGGAGCAATGCAAAAAATGGCTTGCCATTCAACCCTTCTTGAAAAACCACCAAAAATCGCTGCCCAAAGTTAGCTTCCACGTTCTCACGGACAGTTTCATAGGCAACGGTTGGAGAAGAGCGGAGTTGACCCCGACAAATGAGCGCTTGAGGGCGATACTCAACATTCTGTAAGTAGTAGACCGACCAGGGAAAGCAATGTTGCAGCACGGCTTCTTCATCCTTATCAATCGGGCGCACTGCTCCAGAGGCTGGATCGGCTTTAGTGACTTTCGCCGTAGATGACTGGCTGGCTTCCTTAGGCTGCTTACTTGGAGACAAACGCCCCCATTGAATTAGCATCCAGTAAACAACTGGGCAAACGATAAAGAGCCCTAACAATAAACCCAGGGGAAACGGATCATTGCCCCTACCGCTCAAACTCCAAACCGCAAGTACAAAGGCCGGAGTCATCATCACCAACCATAGAATCCAGGTTGGTGTGCGCGTAATGCCCGCTACGCTTCTTTTGACAACGTAGTAGGTAAAAAAACTGAGCAGAAGCAGCAAAAACAGCAGCATTATTCTCCCTTTGCCTGCTCGTTTGACAACAGGACAGTGCTCTGCAGATATATGTCTGCCCCTAGAGACTGTTTGGGTGGTTTAACCAAAATTCCTTTCCTTTTCTCCATTTTGTCAAGGAGCCGAGGGTTGACCCCAATGGCTACAGCAGGCTGTGGTAGGCTAGACACCCATTTAAGAGAAAGTGTTCTCGATGAGAAGAGGATCCTCCCCAATAGGGCTTCTCTGTCACGTCGGTTAGCGATGGGCCAACTGTGTCATTAAAACAACCTCATCTCATACTAGAGGGTATCTATGCTTTTGCTCCTAACAGAGCAACCATGGGTGGCACCGCTTACTTCATTGTAGAAAAGGATTCAGACGGTAGCTCAGCTAATCTGTTGATTGATACCCCTGCCTGCACCCCCGATACCGTGAAATTTCTTGAACAACACGGAGGGGTGAATCAATGGGTCATCACCCATCGAGGCGCAATCGGCGACGTGAAAACACTCCAAGAAGCGCTCCAGTGCGAGGTGGTGGTGCAAGAGCAGGAAGCCTATTTGTTGCCAGATACACCTAATGTTGTGCAGTATCCAGTGAGCTATCCGTTAAGCCCTAGCAGTGAGGCCATTTGGACCCCTGGCCATTCTCCTGGCTCAGCCTGTGTCTATTACAAGGGGCATGGCGGCGTGTTGTTTACTGGGCGTCATCTTTTGCCCGATCGCTCCGGCCATATCGTCCCATTACGATTCTCTAAGACCTTTCATTGGCCGCGTCAACTGCAAAGTGTTGAGAAACTACAGGCACGATTTTCGTCAGAAACGCTGTCCTACATTTGCCCAGCTGCCAATACAGGCTTTTTAAGGGGACGACACATGATGGTCGATGCTTACGCCCAACTCCAGGCGATTAAGGTTCCTCCATTGCTAAACAGCCCTGCCATGTTGTAGAGATTTCACTTCCGTGCCTGGCGGTGGCCTTGAACAGGGCACAGTGATTCAGCAATTCAGCAATTCTGAGCGTCCTAAAGGTCACTGCATTTTGGTGAGATGGTTATCCAGCCAGGTGGTGACCTCAGTCGGATGGATGAGCCAAGTCCGCTGGTAGGTGCGGGTTAGCGGCTCGACAAGGGGAGAAAGC is drawn from Leptolyngbya sp. SIO1E4 and contains these coding sequences:
- the nusA gene encoding transcription termination factor NusA; translated protein: MSLVSLPNLKELIDSISRERNLPKHAVENALREALIKGYERFRRTQRLAEGFHFDEDYFDNFDVELDTEYEDDQGFRVLATKTIVEEVNNADHQISLAEVLEVAPEAQVGDTVVLDVTPEQKEFGRMAAIQTKQVLAQKLRDQQRKLIQEEFQDLEGTILMATVQRFERQSVIMTISSGTGQPEVEAELLKRDQLPNDNYRPNSKFRVVLKRVSEGSHRGPQLLVSRADAALVVELFSNEVPEIEDEIVRIVAVAREANPPSRSVGPRTKIAVDTAERDVDPVGACIGARGSRIQVVVNELRGEKIDVIRYSLDPATYIANALSPARVDEVRLMNPEERQAHVLVPEDQLSLAIGKEGQNVRLAARLTGWKIDIKDTAKYDHAEEDRKLAELEAARQAEEEAARQAEEEAARQAEEEAAKTAAKIAALAAALAEVSAEEPLEEGDDLPEVDEEALVDEAPAIAATVNPEEEPTTADPVSLAEGMSSAEADDEVVNEEE
- a CDS encoding low-complexity tail membrane protein → MTSFHRDPYLWIHLAGLAVVPIWLDVCLAGLAVGDPVVPAWLELGALGLVGSLPILWMQWKRPFYIFSLLILAVRPDSLSDDRRRLLSLQRTWLSRVIGLASATGLLLILSFLYQLAPISAEMTPFAGQPRVLGWLICAIAFLFANLFVQVPATVVSLLIVSPATLQKAQPYEPASILDDFTVIGLRISRLLPELAEAEADLVMPASEPSEERLGQCSDQALSRSLEAAAPEMASIPASTDSEIVSSHADPIALDSLGEHAIPVETGHGSADEIAARSVHPVPDMPGPNTRHAETTLETVPVQAAHALEDVFPETEELTSTVSKGSGMKSMPGSELPTVDQSGSHQDPS
- the infB gene encoding translation initiation factor IF-2, encoding MNNGKVRIYELSKELDLENKDILAICERLDIAAKSHSSTITDEDALRIRGEVKQSGGKVFRKPVKPSPPRLRKPETGAKDAARPAKKQQILEIRRHRPKPVAKAPNAVQPTKPTAPAPQEVAPQAMDAEPQRPSSEPVKAPPIQPRSKPLRPQPAEVREPDLPNEPAAVRPVAPEAPSKPKLELVSPPSRPVKPGKPSRPVLRKRDRSEAPSRDAASPSQPRIAIREMDEEETPQLKPKPELRRPRPKRVDQPDEELQNDAADATPAIPGEVVGEPLLRRPSPPRQKRKGKEREEDEQEQPKTTKANKGKRRGHNFVDDDDDVLADLDEVAGDDQEDSASSALSVSLARPPKPKSKTSPKPASTPKSHKPQQRDNRRNQRRDRREQAVKQDQPEIITLTGGLTVHELANLIVVPETEIIKSLFFKGIATNINQTLDLETAKMVAEEFEILVETAEVESEAKKVTEMLEAGDLENLSRRPPVITIMGHVDHGKTTLLDAIRETKVAQGEAGGITQHIGAYHVDVEHSGAEQQIVFLDTPGHEAFTAMRARGARVTDIAILVVAADDGVRPQTIEAISHAKAAKVPIVVAVNKIDKETAQPDRVKQELMEHSLVPEEWGGDTIMVPVSAVTGENLDTLLEMLLLVSEVEDLHANPDRLAKGTVIEANLDKARGPVATLLVQNGTLHVGDSLVVGSVFGKVRAMIDDRGQRVSEASPSFAVEVLGLSDVPAAGDEFDVFADEKEARSTADSRSDQQRQSRLQQAMASRRVTLSSLSAQAQEGELKELNLILKSDVQGSVEAILAALQQLPQNEVQIRVLLAAPGEISETDVDLAAASGAVLVGFNTTLASGARQAADRQGVDVRDYDIIYNLLDDIQGAMEGLLEPELVEDPLGEVEVRAVFPVRRGTVAGCYVLSGKVNRNCRVRVRRGGDMVYEGNLDSLKRMKDDVKEVAAGFECGIGIDKFNAWKEGDVIQAFRLVTQRRTLSPV
- the rimP gene encoding ribosome maturation factor RimP, coding for MTHPLIPHVLDLAAPLAERLGLDVVDAVFQTNHSPPVLRIDVRNCQREDTSLEDCEQMSQVLETALDETGLLPDAYVLEVSSPGISSLLSSDRDFTVFKGFMVEVQLMEPYKNHQTWLGQLVRRDEGMLYLSRKGRPIKLPRALVQRVCLSDQPPE
- a CDS encoding alpha/beta fold hydrolase, whose protein sequence is MPIADSLHDTAAPAGQTWLWQGHPIYYVKAGSPRSDRPPLLLIHGFGASTDHWRKNIQDLKQDFEVWAIDLLGFGRSAKPDLQYSGTLWRDQLQAFITTVIGRPPVLAGNSLGGYASLCVAADHPDAVAGVVLLNSAGPFHEARPAAPSNPFKQAIGQTIRTVLLQPLPSWFLFQYVRQRSTIRKTLQKVYLDHTAITDQLIEDIRRPADDPGAARVFTSVFKSPRGDTVDGLLSRMGAPLLLIWGEGDPWMNTRQRSEKFRQHYPHCKEYFLQAGHCPHDEVPQQVNPLMRDWVLQLE
- a CDS encoding YlxR family protein, which encodes MKPNYRRCISCRTIAPKEAFWRIVRVYPTRTVQLEEGAGRSAYLCPNAACLKAAQKKDRIGRSLRTTIPNGLYDQLWQRLMPSSSNAEHEGGAD